The following proteins are encoded in a genomic region of Lactiplantibacillus plantarum:
- a CDS encoding nucleobase:cation symporter-2 family protein, with translation MKEVSAAPKITNVKAAILGFQHLLAMYSGDVLVPLLIGAALHFSQEQLTYLVSIDIFMCGIATFLQLKRTPLTGIGLPVVLGCAVQAVNPLIQIGKTYGLGTMYGSIIGAGIFIFLIAGLFSKIKNLFPPVVTGSLITIIGFTLIPVAFQNLGGGDTSAKDFGNLQALGIGFLTIAIILLISVFARGFMKSVSILIGILVGTLIAGAMGMVSLKPVAEASWFHLPTLFYFGTPHFEWSSILTMILVSLTTMVESTGVFFALGDITGRKIEGDDLKRGYRAEGIAVILGGLFSTFPYSTFSENVGVVQLSGVKTRKPIYFSAAFLVVLGLLPKIGALATIIPDPVLGGAMVVMFGIVGIQGIRMLAQVDFRNNNNLLVAAVSIGLGLGVTVQTNIFQFLPGALQIMLSNGVVVGSVAAVGLNLLFNRHAAENTIDDESVGLNETEQP, from the coding sequence TGTTAGCTATGTATTCGGGTGATGTGCTCGTGCCATTATTGATTGGCGCGGCCTTGCATTTCAGCCAAGAACAATTAACTTACCTAGTCTCAATCGACATTTTCATGTGTGGGATCGCAACGTTCCTACAATTAAAACGTACACCACTAACAGGAATCGGGCTTCCCGTCGTGCTTGGCTGTGCCGTTCAAGCCGTCAATCCGTTGATTCAAATCGGTAAAACATATGGGCTGGGGACCATGTATGGCTCAATCATTGGTGCTGGTATTTTTATTTTTCTGATTGCCGGCTTATTTTCAAAGATCAAGAACCTCTTTCCACCAGTCGTTACGGGATCGCTAATCACAATTATTGGATTCACGCTGATTCCGGTCGCCTTCCAAAATCTTGGTGGCGGCGACACCAGTGCCAAGGATTTCGGTAACTTGCAAGCACTTGGCATTGGTTTTCTCACCATCGCAATTATTTTATTAATTAGCGTGTTTGCACGTGGCTTCATGAAATCCGTTTCGATTCTGATTGGTATTTTAGTTGGGACTTTGATTGCCGGGGCAATGGGGATGGTTTCTTTAAAACCCGTCGCTGAAGCTAGCTGGTTCCATTTACCGACCCTCTTTTACTTTGGGACCCCGCACTTTGAATGGTCATCCATTTTGACCATGATCCTTGTCTCCTTAACAACGATGGTTGAATCGACCGGGGTCTTCTTTGCCCTTGGCGACATTACCGGTCGTAAAATTGAAGGCGACGATTTAAAACGTGGTTACCGGGCAGAAGGAATTGCCGTCATCCTCGGTGGCTTGTTCAGTACCTTCCCCTATTCAACGTTTTCTGAAAATGTCGGCGTCGTTCAATTATCTGGTGTCAAGACGCGAAAGCCAATTTACTTTTCCGCTGCGTTCTTAGTTGTATTGGGCCTACTGCCTAAGATTGGTGCGCTAGCGACGATTATCCCCGACCCAGTACTTGGTGGCGCCATGGTCGTCATGTTCGGGATCGTTGGCATTCAAGGGATTCGAATGTTAGCTCAAGTCGATTTCCGCAATAACAATAATTTACTCGTGGCAGCCGTTTCGATTGGTCTTGGTTTGGGCGTCACGGTGCAAACCAATATCTTCCAATTCTTACCTGGTGCACTTCAAATCATGTTGAGCAACGGGGTGGTCGTTGGTAGTGTAGCCGCAGTTGGCCTTAACTTACTCTTCAACCGCCACGCAGCCGAAAACACGATTGATGATGAATCAGTCGGTCTCAATGAAACAGAACAACCTTAA